Proteins found in one Ptychodera flava strain L36383 chromosome 16, AS_Pfla_20210202, whole genome shotgun sequence genomic segment:
- the LOC139152836 gene encoding flavin reductase (NADPH)-like isoform X1 has translation MKIVILGATGDTGKELVRLALDSGHQVVAIVRNKSKITQKHANLQVEEANLFSEESLIPHFTGSDAVLSCIGSYLGFANFFKVTLYSETGRPIISAMQKACVQRFVCITSWCTKYNRNDPGPFVMEWIVFPLFRAILKDMARLEDILLSEDSSDINFTIVRPPQLTNSPSKGQEILVEERQFVKGGCRSTPRVDVAKFMLSALSTDKYDRKAVAIDCAKLRG, from the exons ATGAAGATTGTAATATTGGGGGCCACAGGAGATACTGGCAAGGAACTGGTTCGTCTAGCGCTTGATTCAGGACATCAAGTTGTTGCCATAGTCAGGAATAAGTCGAAGATAACCCAGAAGCACGCAAACTTGCAG GTAGAGGAAGCTAACTTATTCTCTGAGGAATCGTTGATACCACACTTCACAGGGAGTGATGCGGTGTTGTCATGCATCGGTAGCTACTTGGGATTCGCCAACTTCTTCAAAGTCACTCTGTACTCAGAAACTGGGAGACCCATCATATCAGCCATGCAAAAAGCTTGTGTCCAGCGATTTGTATGCATAACGTCCTGGTGTACAAAAT ATAATAGAAATGATCCTGGGCCATTTGTCATGGAGTGGATTGTATTTCCTCTATTTAGAGCTATTTTAAAAGACATGGCAAGACTTGAAGATATTCTGCTCAGTGAGGATTCCAGCGATATCAACTTTACCATCGTCAGACCTCCCCAGCTGACCAACAGCCCATCAAAGG GTCAAGAAATCCTGGTTGAAGAACGTCAGTTTGTGAAAGGTGGTTGCCGGAGCACCCCTCGTGTAGATGTTGCGAAATTCATGTTGTCAGCTCTGTCAACTGACAAGTATGACAGAAAAGCAGTAGCTATAGATTGTGCAAAACTTCGTGGCTAA
- the LOC139152836 gene encoding flavin reductase (NADPH)-like isoform X2 — protein MRIRLMVEEANLFSEESLIPHFTGSDAVLSCIGSYLGFANFFKVTLYSETGRPIISAMQKACVQRFVCITSWCTKYNRNDPGPFVMEWIVFPLFRAILKDMARLEDILLSEDSSDINFTIVRPPQLTNSPSKGQEILVEERQFVKGGCRSTPRVDVAKFMLSALSTDKYDRKAVAIDCAKLRG, from the exons ATGCGCATCAGATTAATG GTAGAGGAAGCTAACTTATTCTCTGAGGAATCGTTGATACCACACTTCACAGGGAGTGATGCGGTGTTGTCATGCATCGGTAGCTACTTGGGATTCGCCAACTTCTTCAAAGTCACTCTGTACTCAGAAACTGGGAGACCCATCATATCAGCCATGCAAAAAGCTTGTGTCCAGCGATTTGTATGCATAACGTCCTGGTGTACAAAAT ATAATAGAAATGATCCTGGGCCATTTGTCATGGAGTGGATTGTATTTCCTCTATTTAGAGCTATTTTAAAAGACATGGCAAGACTTGAAGATATTCTGCTCAGTGAGGATTCCAGCGATATCAACTTTACCATCGTCAGACCTCCCCAGCTGACCAACAGCCCATCAAAGG GTCAAGAAATCCTGGTTGAAGAACGTCAGTTTGTGAAAGGTGGTTGCCGGAGCACCCCTCGTGTAGATGTTGCGAAATTCATGTTGTCAGCTCTGTCAACTGACAAGTATGACAGAAAAGCAGTAGCTATAGATTGTGCAAAACTTCGTGGCTAA